The following DNA comes from Cygnus atratus isolate AKBS03 ecotype Queensland, Australia chromosome 23, CAtr_DNAZoo_HiC_assembly, whole genome shotgun sequence.
CGGGTGCTGCGAGCCTGGCCTGGCTCCTGTGGCATGCCTGGCAGCTTCAGCGCGTCTCCTTTGGGGCAAGGGCACGGtgcagtgccctgcagcagccctgcgcCGAGGGCTCGGTCTCGGTCTCACCGGGACAGGGTGCACGAGGAGGGTGTGCGCCAGTAGCGGGTACGAGGAGGGGACCGGTGGAAAGGGCGgcggggagcagagctggccccaATGCTGCTCGTGCCGCTCGCTGCGGGTGCATCTCGGGATGGGGCACGGGGATAACGTCGTCGTCCTGCCACAGTGCCGTCCCATGGGTGCCTGGTCACCCACCAGAGTGTGCACCCGTGCAGTGCCATGGTTGTCCATGCCAGGACAACCCCGTTGCAGCTGAGGTTTGGGCACTTCTGGGGCTTCGCAGCTGTGGGGCTGAAGGAGAGGGGCccggggtggtgctggggggctctggggagcGCTGAGGGCTCCTCTCCCTTCTCAGACCGCAGCTTGCAGCTGAGCCCCTGGGAGAGCAGCATCGTGGACCGGCTGATGACGCCCACCCTGTCCTTCCTCGCGCGCAGCCGGAGCGCCGTGACGCTGGCTGGGAACGGCAAGGAGCAGGGTGAGAGCAGGGGGCGCACGGGACcacgcagggcagggggctgggaaCAGCAAGGAGCAGAAGGAGACCATGGCGGGCACGGAACcatgcagggcagggggctgggaccGCTCCACCACGGGGCTGTGAGGAAGGAGCCCGCAGCCACCaggagctggtggtgctggtgctgtgccgCCCGCGTTGTGACGGCGCTGCTGCTCCGGCCCCGCAGTGCCCGTGTGCCCCCGCTCGGCCTCCGccagccccctcagcccctgccaCAACCACCGCCTGCAGCACCGCTGCTGGGAGCGGCGGAAGGgccccgccggcagccccgaCGTGACGCCGCGCCGCCGGACCGAGTCCTCGCCCGTGAGTGTCACCTCCCGCGGGGACACCCGTGGGTGCTGGCTGTGCCGGGATGGCCGcggggcacggcacggctcccGGCCGTGCCAAACACTGACGCTGTCTCTCCGTGGCCGGAgcagaagaagaaggagaagaaggagaaggagcgGGAGAACGCCAAGGAGCGCAGCGCCTTGTCCCGCGAGCGCAGCCTCAAGAAGCGGCAGTCGCTGCCCGGGGCACAGCCCCGGCTCCTGTCCGCAGGGGACAGCAGGTAGGGACACAAAACCGCCACCCTGtgccccggggggctgccccggccctgCTAACCCCCTATTTCTTGCTCCATTTGCAGCCCTGGCCCCAAGAACCGTCCCTCGTCCCCCGTCACCCCCAAAGGCCGTCCGGCAtcccccagcccggccctcGGCTCCCCCCACAAGCCACCCCTGCCCCGCAGCGCCCATTCGTCCCCCAAGGTGCGTGCCAAAGCCCGGGACGAGCGGGGCGAGCAGGAGGGCCAGGTGAAGGCAcgggagaagaaggaggaggagaggggctcGGCCCCCTCCGACCCCCCCAGGGTGCCTGCAGAGCCGACAGCAGGTTGGTATGGACGGGGTGGCCATGGGGACGGCAGGGCCAGGGGGAGCGGGAGCAGCACTGACGCCGTgtgcaccccacagcccccccggcccccgcagcccccagccccgctgtgGCCACCCCCCCCAGCAGACCCCCGGCCGGCACCACGGACCGGGAGGAGGCCGCCCGGCTGCTGGCGGAGAAGCGGCGCCAGGCCCGCGAGCAGCGGGAGCGGGAGGAACGGGAACGTCGGGAGCAGGAGGAGCGGGAGAGGTGGGTGTCCTCCCAATTCAGTCCCCCTGGTCCCCAGCCCCCGAAACCCGCTGAGGGTCCCCTCCCCGCAggcggctgcaggaggagcgggCACAGCAGGCGGCGGAGGAGCAGAGCCGCAGGGAGGCCCTGGCGCGGCAGCGGGAGGAGGAGCggcggctgcaggaggagcgCGAGGCCCAGGAGAGGGCCCGGGCTGAGCGGGAGGAGACCGAGAGGCTGCAGAGACAGGTCTGGGGTGGTGGGGTGCGGGGTTAGGGATGTACAGgtgggggggtgcaggggggagaggggagggagaggtggGGTGGAGGATGGAGGCAGGACTGGAGGGTGAAGGTAGGGCTGGAGGGTGAAAGCAGGACCGGGGGATGAAGGCAGGACCAGGGGATGAAGGCAGGACCGGGGGATGGAGGCAGGACCGGGGGATGGAGGCAGGACCAGGGGATGAAGGCAGGACTGGGGGATGAAAGCAGGACTGGAGGTGAAGGCAGGGAGGGTTTCCTGTGGTCCCCCCCACAGCGGGATGCAGGAGCgtggagcagcccagccctgcgaTGCCCGTCGCagtggggtgctgtggggggaGCACGTCCCCGGGGACACgggacagggctgtgctgagccgcctgctcagcctgtccccactgtccccaccccatccatccctgctgccccccgcTGTGCTCCAGAGGGAAGAGGCTGAGGCGAGGGCACGCGAAGAGGCCGAGCGGCAGCGCCAGGAGCGGGAGAAGCATTTCCAGCGTGAGGAGCAGGAGCGGCTGGAGAGGAAGAaggtgagggctgggggctcgccTGAGCGCGTGGCACTTGGGGAGGGGTCCCCAGGCAAGGGGTCCTGCCCAGCAGTTGGGGCAGGTCCCCCTGGCGAGGGCCGTGCCTGAGCCCCCGTCTGCCCCGCAGCGCCTGGAGGAGATCATGAAGAGGACGCGCAAGTCGGACGTGGCAGATGCCAAGGTGGGTGCCCACCCTGCGTGCCCCGTCCCgagctgctggggacagcggggtcCGCAgcgccctcccctccctgccgcTGCCCCTCACggctctcctctccctgcagaagAAGGAGGACAAGAAGATAATGAACGggaaagcagctgagcaggaggATGTCACAGGTACACACGGCcacttctgcagggctggggacagcacctGCAGTTCCCTGGGGTGGCCGGGGTCCCCAGAGCCATCCTGATCTCTGCCTGGCCATGCCCCATGCCTCCGGGGGCTGATTTGGGGCTCTCCTCGTGTCCCCAGGCTGTGAGAAGCGAGCGGGGCCAATGCCCAAGGCAGAGGAGCTCCCCGAGACGGAGACACCGAGTACGGGGTCACCGGGGATGCTGAAGGGCCCCTCGGGCGAGGGGCTGCAGCCGAGGTGAGCACAGGGGCGGGCAGTGGGGCGAGGAGCGCGGGGAGCCTGGCTCAAACCCGACTTCCCACCCCAAAGCTCCCCGGCCAAGGAGGTGGCGGCGCCCGTGGTGAACGGCATGCAGCCCGGCAAGCACGAGAACGGCTTCTCCGGCACCGAGGGCTCCccggagctgctggagctctcCCACCAcggcagcagccctggcagcatcATCCCCTTCGGCGACAAGGAGCCCTTCCTCAAGCAGGCCGTGGTCAAACCCCCTCAGGTCACAGGTGAGAGACGAGGGGGGCTGCGTGTGGGGCAACACTGCGGCTGCTCCAGCTCTGACAGCAAATCCCTTCTTTCCTCATCCCCACAGAGGTGCTGTGATGGCCTGGCCCTGGCAGATGTCCCCGCGGGGCCACCGCGCACGTGCCACCACCGGCCTCCCGCGCAGACCCGTAGCTGTTGTCAGAAGAAACACCGCGCTGCTCCCCTCCGCCCGCCACCCGcacccggccccgccgcggggagCCCAGGCGGCGTGAGGCCCCGGCGAGGCGGCCACCGGCCCCCTGCCCGCGCCGGGGCCTCCTGGTTTCTCTCTTCGTTCtcgtttttatttctttattattattttttttttaaacatgcaccTTATCAGACTGACACCCTCACCCTTGCAGCCTGCCAagagctgccccccccccgcgcccgccccggACATGTGGTGTAATAATGTAGTTATTTAACTTGCTGGGTACAATGGATGTGAATACTGTAAATAGAGCTCGGCCGGGGACGTGTGGGGACGGCGggcgtggggctggtggggggctCCCCGCGCCCTGGTGTCAGTGTCGTGCATTTGGACAACCTCCAACAATAAAAACGGACAAGCGCCCGCGCCTCGCCTCGCTGcgtccccggggctgggggttCGGAGTCAAATGGCGGGGCTCGGCCCGTGACAGGGCCCCGGGCTGGGCGCTGAGGGCTGGGCACCGCCCGCCAGGGCCCCGCCGCCATTTTGCGGCCCTCCCTGGCGCCAGGGAGCGGGCGAGGGAGAGGGAGGCGGAAGCCGCGCCGTGCGCCGCGCTGAGCGGGGGgtgctgggagttgtagtccgcGCGGCGCTGCCCGCGGAGTGGAGTGGTGGGGGGTGGACTACGGCTCCCGGCAGCCTCCGCGGGCGGGCGGGAGCGAAGCGGAAGTGCGTGAGGGGAGGTGGAGGCGCCCgcctgctgccgctgctgctgaggaggccgcgggcggagcggggccggtgagtgcggcccggcccggcccggttcGGTCCCGTCCCTGCCCCTCCGCCGGGccctgccccgcgcccccggccccgttCCCGTACCCCATTCCCGGGGCCGAGCCGCACCCGGCCGGGCtttgccccctcccccccccccccccccatcccgggCCTCACCGCGGGCCTGCTCCCGGtgcgctccccccccccccggctcccggtgccccccccccccttccccgttCCCCCCCGGTTCCCCCTCCCCGGTTCGCCCAtcccggccccgggccccgctccGAGCTCCCGGCCTCGGCTGCGCCGCGGCCTCGTGGCTGGgcagggccccgccgccccccccccccggctcagCCCTGGAGGTTTCCGTTCCCCGCCCGCTCCTACGCGGCCCGGGAtcatccctcccccccccccccgtggtgCGGCAGGGAGCGGGGTCGTGTCCTGcgcccccagccctgcggcaCCTCGG
Coding sequences within:
- the MAP7D1 gene encoding MAP7 domain-containing protein 1, producing MERSSAGREPQPQPQPQAAPGKTPSPMGDSVLPLAVQPPSPGGTLHGDSPPPQHDRPVPTAITPPGQPVSPVPPAVTPSKMSISPVPPAVTPPGQPPVSPIPPAVAPSAESVPPWCEQPPPGPPRPPSMEHPKEEASPHAAGQPLPVPAAPCPAETLPPGSTPQDPTASKGAPPDAKSPPGSTAGPPKDVPPKGDRSAPAAASPASAASPRPKQDAQKAQARHKQAKERREERAKYLAAKRVLWLEKEEKAKLLREKQLEDRRKRLEEQRLKAEKRRAVLEERQRQKLEKNKERYEAAIQRSAKKTWAEIRQQRWSWAGALHHGSSAHKDGASRCSVSAVNLPKHVDSIINKRLSKSSATLWNSPSRNRSLQLSPWESSIVDRLMTPTLSFLARSRSAVTLAGNGKEQVPVCPRSASASPLSPCHNHRLQHRCWERRKGPAGSPDVTPRRRTESSPKKKEKKEKERENAKERSALSRERSLKKRQSLPGAQPRLLSAGDSSPGPKNRPSSPVTPKGRPASPSPALGSPHKPPLPRSAHSSPKVRAKARDERGEQEGQVKAREKKEEERGSAPSDPPRVPAEPTAAPPAPAAPSPAVATPPSRPPAGTTDREEAARLLAEKRRQAREQREREERERREQEERERRLQEERAQQAAEEQSRREALARQREEERRLQEEREAQERARAEREETERLQRQREEAEARAREEAERQRQEREKHFQREEQERLERKKRLEEIMKRTRKSDVADAKKKEDKKIMNGKAAEQEDVTGCEKRAGPMPKAEELPETETPSTGSPGMLKGPSGEGLQPSSPAKEVAAPVVNGMQPGKHENGFSGTEGSPELLELSHHGSSPGSIIPFGDKEPFLKQAVVKPPQVTEVL